The following are encoded together in the Methylorubrum sp. B1-46 genome:
- a CDS encoding class I SAM-dependent methyltransferase, whose protein sequence is MRLDVTDLRAFYASPLGVVTHRVVGRTIHGFLGSVSGLRVLGLGYVTPYLGPVHVIAERTLAFMPATQGVVNWPSSGRSVTALADLTMLPLPEAAVDRVILVHALEAVESPSELLADVWRVLTPGGRLILVVPNRTGVWARRDATPFGHGQPYSRSQLSRLMRETLFSPEGWAETLYMPPIRSRFWLRTAAAWERFGTGLAMPFAGLHVVDATKQLYRPVAVRQVRRLESRVRARVLVPAGQPG, encoded by the coding sequence ATGCGCCTCGACGTCACGGACCTGCGCGCCTTCTACGCCTCTCCCCTCGGGGTCGTCACGCACCGCGTCGTCGGCCGGACCATCCACGGCTTCCTCGGCTCCGTCTCGGGGCTGCGCGTGCTCGGGCTCGGCTATGTCACGCCCTATCTCGGCCCGGTCCACGTCATCGCCGAGCGCACGCTGGCCTTCATGCCGGCGACCCAGGGCGTGGTGAACTGGCCCTCCAGCGGGCGCTCGGTGACGGCGCTCGCCGATCTCACCATGCTGCCCCTGCCGGAGGCGGCAGTCGACCGCGTCATCCTCGTCCACGCCCTCGAAGCCGTCGAGAGTCCGAGCGAGCTCCTGGCCGATGTCTGGCGGGTGCTGACGCCGGGCGGGCGCCTGATCCTGGTGGTGCCCAACCGTACCGGCGTCTGGGCGCGGCGCGACGCGACGCCCTTCGGCCACGGCCAGCCCTATAGCCGTTCGCAGCTCTCGCGGCTGATGCGCGAGACGTTGTTCTCGCCGGAAGGCTGGGCCGAGACCCTCTACATGCCGCCGATCCGCAGCCGCTTCTGGCTGCGCACGGCCGCCGCCTGGGAGCGGTTCGGCACCGGCCTCGCCATGCCCTTCGCCGGGCTCCACGTGGTCGATGCGACCAAGCAGCTTTACCGGCCGGTCGCGGTGCGGCAAGTGCGCCGCCTGGAGAGCCGGGTGCGGGCGCGCGTGCTGGTGCCGGCCGGGCAGCCGGGCTAA